From the Marinomonas sp. THO17 genome, one window contains:
- a CDS encoding SymE family type I addiction module toxin, producing MQSTSTGHPPLKNDNGAGAWRKISWINLWGFWLEQAGFEIGTPYTITGYNK from the coding sequence ATGCAATCCACTTCCACTGGCCACCCGCCTTTAAAAAACGATAACGGCGCAGGCGCTTGGCGTAAAATTTCTTGGATTAATTTATGGGGATTTTGGCTTGAACAAGCTGGGTTTGAGATTGGGACGCCTTACACCATTACAGGCTACAACAAGTAA
- a CDS encoding ABC transporter ATP-binding protein — protein MSSEHIIHIEDVYKGYDGKVILKDIDLKIQEGEFCSVVGPSGCGKSTLLRLLLGQELPDSGSILFDGKPVIGPEPSRGVVYQKYSLFPHLTVLENVMLGPKYLGINGKKANKAEMVERAMYFLKRVRLDNAADKYPDQLSGGMQQRVAITQTLIAEPKLLLMDEPFGALDPDTREELQVFLLELWESLKLTVLFVTHSLEEACFVGTRLIALSQYNSYSSAKIVEDHLLDKEVKSTTKDDLKFIELITQVRKNAFDPDILQHLEEFNLKHPDSFMTP, from the coding sequence ATGAGCAGTGAGCACATTATCCATATAGAAGATGTCTATAAAGGGTATGACGGGAAAGTAATACTGAAAGATATCGATTTGAAAATTCAAGAAGGTGAATTTTGCTCAGTCGTTGGGCCGTCTGGTTGTGGTAAAAGCACCCTACTTCGCCTGTTACTAGGTCAAGAACTGCCTGATTCGGGCAGTATTCTTTTCGACGGAAAGCCAGTGATAGGACCAGAACCAAGCCGAGGTGTCGTCTATCAAAAGTACAGTTTATTCCCTCACCTAACGGTGCTAGAGAACGTCATGTTAGGCCCAAAATACCTTGGCATAAATGGTAAGAAAGCCAATAAAGCCGAGATGGTTGAACGAGCAATGTACTTTTTGAAGCGTGTCAGACTAGACAACGCTGCTGATAAGTATCCCGACCAACTGTCCGGTGGTATGCAACAGCGTGTTGCAATCACGCAGACACTGATTGCAGAACCCAAATTGCTGCTAATGGATGAACCCTTCGGAGCATTGGATCCCGATACACGTGAAGAACTCCAAGTTTTTCTGCTGGAACTGTGGGAATCACTTAAATTAACCGTTCTATTCGTGACGCATTCGTTAGAAGAAGCGTGTTTTGTCGGTACCCGGCTGATTGCACTGAGTCAATACAACAGTTATTCGAGCGCAAAGATTGTCGAGGATCACCTCTTGGATAAAGAGGTCAAATCAACAACAAAGGATGACCTCAAATTTATCGAATTGATCACACAAGTGCGCAAGAACGCATTTGACCCAGATATTTTGCAACATCTAGAAGAATTTAACTTAAAGCATCCTGATAGCTTTATGACACCTTAA